From Girardinichthys multiradiatus isolate DD_20200921_A chromosome 3, DD_fGirMul_XY1, whole genome shotgun sequence, the proteins below share one genomic window:
- the LOC124866117 gene encoding phospholipase A and acyltransferase 1-like has product MCLCKTGTPLYKHYALYVDDEYPGKGNIIHRIKYPKGKDIGFGELEHEGKHEVENIPQLPPQKKEDIKKHIEAVLLKPGDYDCRSNNCEHLATYLRYGESFSKQPGTLLGFFCKTDNKNCDEWNQLVKQMEDNEKLEAECSICPAG; this is encoded by the exons ATGTGTCTTTGCAAAACTGGGACGCCTCTGTACAAGCACTATGCTTTGTATGTGGATGATGAGTACCCTGGCAAGGGAAACATAATACACCGCATAA AATACCCCAAGGGTAAAGATATTGGTTTTGGTGAACTTGAACACGAAGGGAAACACGAAGTAGAGAATATTCCGCAGCTTCCTCCACAAAAAAAGGAGGATATCAAAAAACACATTGAGGCTGTGCTTTTAAAACCTGGCGATTATGATTGCAGGAGCAACAACTGTGAACACCTTGCTACCTATCTGCGATATGGTGAATCTTTTTCAAAACAG CCTGGCACCCTTCTAGGGTTTTTCTGCaaaacagataataaaaattGTGACGAATGGAATCAACTTGTTAAGCAGATGGAGGACAATGAAAAACTTGAGGCTGAATGTTCTATCTGTCCTGCAGGTTAA